From the genome of Monomorium pharaonis isolate MP-MQ-018 chromosome 2, ASM1337386v2, whole genome shotgun sequence, one region includes:
- the LOC105831817 gene encoding uncharacterized WD repeat-containing protein alr2800 yields MDGNLKFYKVSSGENTLNLCDMEMMQNPAPVTAVKHRPVRRSHPITHTVIATYANGCVKCWHYPTAQCLYTIRERRQTLGLAYHPQLPKFVTVGDDTNLYLYDEETKTRERVFRGSDVPGAMDGHKSRVFSACFNPKSVYELISAGWDDTVQFWDTRQAHSFRFISGVHMCGDGLDISRNGQEILTCSWQKNNPIQLWDYSSGKLIITLEPDSYSSLLYVGKYVTNMYIACGGCDTDLFRIVDLRSHSTIAMMKYIKGGVYNLDIGPLESKYSKRILPKLAFCAGTTIFEIDAQPS; encoded by the exons ATGGatggaaatttaaaattctataaagtTAGTTCAGGGGAGAACACGCTGAATTTGTGTGACATGGAGATGATGCAGAATCCGGCTCCGGTAACCGCTGTAAAGCATCGACCAGTGCGCAGATCACACCCAATTACCCATACCGTGATAGCGACTt ATGCCAACGGCTGCGTTAAATGCTGGCATTATCCAACTGCGCAATGCCTTTACACAATACGTGAAAGACGGCAAACGCTTGGTCTGGCCTATCATCCTCAATTACCGAAATTTGTCACTGTCGGGGATGATACAAATCTATACTTGTATGATGAAGAAACAAAAACACGGGAGAGAGTGTTTCGCGGaag TGATGTGCCGGGTGCCATGGATGGTCATAAATCTAGAGTCTTCAGTGCCTGTTTCAATCCCAAATCCGTGTACGAACTTATAAGTGCTGGCTGGGATGACACTGTCCAGTTTTGGGATACTAGACAAGCTCATTCTTTTCGGTTTATATCTGGTGTACATATGTGCGGGGACGGCTTAGATATCAGCAGAAATGGGCAAGAG atACTTACTTGTTCCTGGCAGAAGAATAATCCTATACAATTGTGGGACTACAGTAGCGgtaaattgattattacttTAGAACCAGACAGTTATTCTTCTTTATTGTACGTTGGAAAATACGTAACAAATATGTACATCGCATGCGGTGGCTGTGACACTGATCTCTTCAGAATCGTTGATTTACGATCTCATTCT ACTATAGCTATGATGAAATACATCAAGGGTGGTGTGTATAATTTGGATATTGGACCTTTGGAATCGAAATACAGTAAACGAATTCTTCCAAAACTCGCGTTTTGCGCTGGAACAACGATTTTTGAAATAGACGCTCAGCCCAGTTAA